AGTTTAGTTTAAGGTTATTAAACGATTTAACGAGGTTGCCGTGTAGGCTAAGAAATGCATAGTCATGCTAACGCACGTGATATACTGTGTGACGTCAGTATTGCAAGCGGTCGTAGGTTCGATCCCCGGTCGGACCAAAGTTGAGAAACTGCTATAATAAGCTATATAAAGTGAAGAATAGTACTTCTAAATATTATCTAATGTCTTTCTACCTATTGTTactgctcatttatttattgtttaaactaATGTTTACCAAATGTTTATTGTATTTGTATACTGTGGTTGaatgttaattattattctttgttTCTACTTGTCTgtagaaccacacacacacaccctcacccCAACTATATGTCTGCTTATACTAATGGAAATAAACCCAAGTGAGACAATAAGCATCTTCGTCGCGTTTTGATCAGACGTACCACAGTGATTAATTCAACTTAACCACACCATCAGCTACAGTACAttggtccttcgagccggagtcagTAATTGCTGTGGATTTAGAAGATGTTTCCAGAACAGAGGAATAGAGAAGGACAAAGGAGTGATATGCGTCCTAAACGCCGAATACAACCTCCAGCCTGGTTAGAGGATTATGAGGTTTCTCTTCCTCAATATAACCAACAATCTCCAGCTGTTCATACATTGCCTCATCGAGAACCACAGGAGCCTTACATTGAAAGGGTAGCCGAGAAGACCCCTCTCATTTATCAGCCACAAAGCGATTATGCTTTAAGGGCAGACCAGAGATTCATTAACCACTCATTACATATGGGCCCAAGATATGAGAGCACACCTGTATCTCAGCCAGTCACACAGGAAGATGTATCGGAGATTTTGAGAACAGTTCAGGAGCTTAGACGAGAAAATCAACAGCTTCAGTTTGTCATGCAAGATATGCAACAGAAAATTAGCTTAAATAGAGCACCTCCCCTTCAACAAAGAGCAGAGCCCTTGCCATATGACAGAACCCAGTCAAAGGCAAGTCCAGCCCCATTACATGATAATGATGAATGGCCACTACCACCTCCACCTGTAGTAGATGATGGGTTTCTCCCTTTGGCTGTGGATATACCACCCCCACTTCCGAGACACATGTCTAATTTTGTGGATGAGTTAACATCTCGACTCAGgaacttaaaaacaaaagatCATCTTCTCTCATGCCCATCAACCCCAGAGTACTGTGAATCTGAGAGTTTCTCCATGGCATTACCTCCACAACAAAGGACACTTGAATACCCACTAAGTACCCTCAAACAGCACCTATCAGCAGTAAGCCATTCTGTATGGACCCTGAACAGCACCCTTATTACCCTCAACAAGAAAGGATGAACAGAGGCCCAAAGCCCACAATCCCTGACTTTACTAAAGGAGACCCACGGGAATTTGCACGACTGAAAGTCTCATTGGACAATCTTTTACCCGAGGATTCTACTGAAAGGTTTAAATATCAAATACTTCTAGAACACTTGAAGTTTGAGGATGCTCTTTTCATTGCAGACTCCTACATCAATTCCAGTAGACCGTATTCAGATACCATGGCCTCTCTCGCAGAACAATATGGGCAGCCCCACCAGCTAGCTTTGAGGCGAATTGCTGACTTAATGGAAGATCCTTCCATACGTAGTCAAGATGCTAGTGGATTCAAGAGGTTTGCATTGAAAGTAAGAGCTCTAGTAGGCATGTTGAACCAATTGGGAGATAGTGGCAGAGTTGAGCTTCAGTGTGGCTCACATGTAACACGGCTGTTGTCCAAGTTGCCCAAGTTGCCCCATGACTTACGAGCAGATTTCAAACGGTATGTGTACCCCCTAAATGTTCGCATCCCCACTCTGTTAAACTTTGCAGACTGGCTTGAATATGAGCTGAAAATACAGGCTAGTGGATTTGAGTTTCTTGGTGGAGACCGAAGGGAACGTCCTGACCAGAGGAGAGACAGGAGTAAAGActttaagtccacaaagacagcAGCTGTATTTCATAGCACAGACCCTGCTTTAAATACTATAGCTCCAGGAGAGTCCAGTTTGAGTGCTGCTAAAACTCAGGACAAACCAAGAATATTTTGCCCCTACTGCACAAATACCCAGCATTATCTGAATCAGTGTCAAAATTTTAGCCAGCTCAccaaagaacaaaaaacaaactgggtGAAAACCAATAAGAGATGCTGGCGTTGTGGTCGAGCTCATCAGGCAGcacagtgcaatttaaagacaaGCTGTAAGGTCTGTAAAGGCAAACATCTAGATGCACTCCATGAGCTGAATGAAAGGCCAGTTTCTGAGAACACTTGTCTTGTCAACAACGCCAATGAAGTTCTATACCTGGACAGACCATTAGGCTGCAGTCAAGTACTGCTAAAGGTTACAAAGGTAATTCTTCGGAATGGGGAACATACCCTTGAGACATATGCCATTTTGGATGATGGCTCAGAACGCACAATCCTTCTGCAAGCGGCCGCCCAGGAACTGAAGTTACAAGGCAAACCAGAAAACCTTGCTCTGAGAACTATCAGACAGGACATGAAAATCATACATGGTACTACAGTCTCCTTTACCATCTCCCCTGCCTGCCAGCCTCACAAAGTCTTTAAGATACATAGAGCATTTACTGCAGACCATTTGGGGCTCGCTGAACACACATGCCCAGCTACCACCTTACAGCATAAATACAGACACCTCAGGGGACTGCCAATCCCATCCCTTAACAGTGTTCAGCCCCTCCTTCTAATTGGTTCTGACTACCCCTACCTAATCACTCCCATCGAGCCTGTACGCCTAGGGCCTCCTGGCGGACCCGCAGCAGTGAAAACGCGACTAGGCTGGACAGTCCAGGGGCCTACTAAGCTTGTGCGGCATCAGCTTTTGACCCAGCAGTgtctcaatatatccatctgtaGCCCTTCTAATGAGCTGTTCAGACACATTGAGAAACTCTGGCAACTAGATGTACTGCCCTACAGAAGCGAGAAACTTGCAACCAGATCTAAGCAAGATCAAGAAGCTGTCGACCTGTTTGAGGCAAAGACAACTAGAATTGATGTCAATGGGACACAACGATATGCCACACCTCTCTTAAGGGTTAAGGACATGCCAAAATTACAAGCTACTAAACAAGCTGTAATGCCGAATCTGCGCAGCACCGAAGCCCGCCTAGCCAAAGATCCAATAAAGTCAGAGGCATATAGAGCTGAAATTCAAAGACTGAAAGAAGCAGGTTATGTGGTTGAAGTACCCGACCAGAAACTAACGAAGAAAGAGGAAGAATCATGGTTCATTCCCCACCATATGGTGAGCCATAATGCCAAAAACAGAGTTATATTCAACTGCTCATTCTCATATCAGGGTAAGAACCTGAACAACCTGCTGTTGCCGGGACGAGCTCTGGGGTCCTCATTACTTGGAGTGTTGCTGCGCTTCAGGGAGCATGCTGTAGCCTTTAGTAGTGATATAAAGGGGATGTTTCATCAAGTAAGATTACTGCCCGAGGATAAGCCCCTACTCAGGTTCTTATGGCGTGACCTAAAGAAGGAAGAGCCCCCCAGAGTCTATGAGTGGCAAGTGCTCCCATTCGGGACTACCTGCAGTCCGTGTTGTGCCACATACGCACTACAAAGGCACATTGTTGACCACAGTCAGCAAGGAGACAATGTCCGCCACTCACTGGAAAGGTGTTTTTACGTAGATAATTGGCTACAGAGTGTTGCAACACCTGACGAAGCTAAAGAGCTGGTAGACACAGGGATGAATCTGTTGGCTGAAGGAGGATTTGAATTGCGTCAGTGGGCATGCAATTTTCCGAATGTCATTGAACATCTGTCAAAGGAAGCCAGATCAGAAAGCAGTGAACGCTGGCTTAACCAAACTGAATCCGATCCTCAAGAACTCGCTTTAGGATTACGATGGATGTGCCAGTCTGATACTCTCGGATACCAAACCCGCCTTTACAACTGTTCCTCCCCCACAATGAGAAACATATACAAGGTAG
This portion of the Danio rerio strain Tuebingen ecotype United States chromosome 3, GRCz12tu, whole genome shotgun sequence genome encodes:
- the LOC137487216 gene encoding uncharacterized protein encodes the protein MDPEQHPYYPQQERMNRGPKPTIPDFTKGDPREFARLKVSLDNLLPEDSTERFKYQILLEHLKFEDALFIADSYINSSRPYSDTMASLAEQYGQPHQLALRRIADLMEDPSIRSQDASGFKRFALKVRALVGMLNQLGDSGRVELQCGSHVTRLLSKLPKLPHDLRADFKRYVYPLNVRIPTLLNFADWLEYELKIQASGFEFLGGDRRERPDQRRDRSKDFKSTKTAAVFHSTDPALNTIAPGESSLSAAKTQDKPRIFCPYCTNTQHYLNQCQNFSQLTKEQKTNWVKTNKRCWRCGRAHQAAQCNLKTSCKVCKGKHLDALHELNERPVSENTCLVNNANEVLYLDRPLGCSQVLLKVTKVILRNGEHTLETYAILDDGSERTILLQAAAQELKLQGKPENLALRTIRQDMKIIHGTTVSFTISPACQPHKVFKIHRAFTADHLGLAEHTCPATTLQHKYRHLRGLPIPSLNSVQPLLLIGSDYPYLITPIEPVRLGPPGGPAAVKTRLGWTVQGPTKLVRHQLLTQQCLNISICSPSNELFRHIEKLWQLDVLPYRSEKLATRSKQDQEAVDLFEAKTTRIDVNGTQRYATPLLRVKDMPKLQATKQAVMPNLRSTEARLAKDPIKSEAYRAEIQRLKEAGYVVEVPDQKLTKKEEESWFIPHHMVSHNAKNRVIFNCSFSYQGKNLNNLLLPGRALGSSLLGVLLRFREHAVAFSSDIKGMFHQVRLLPEDKPLLRFLWRDLKKEEPPRVYEWQVLPFGTTCSPCCATYALQRHIVDHSQQGDNVRHSLERCFYVDNWLQSVATPDEAKELVDTGMNLLAEGGFELRQWACNFPNVIEHLSKEARSESSERWLNQTESDPQELALGLRWMCQSDTLGYQTRLYNCSSPTMRNIYKVVASQYDPLGFLVPYITRAKILIQSLWAKQREWDDPLPMG